In Deltaproteobacteria bacterium, a single genomic region encodes these proteins:
- a CDS encoding NAD(P)-dependent oxidoreductase — protein MQIFVTGASGFVGGAAVRRFVREGHRVRAMARSDRSAEAVAALGAEPVRCSLEAIGAADIGDADVVLHAAAFVDDWGPAEAWYQGNVIGTEHVLAATRAAGARRFIHIGTEAAIVHGQDIDGADESYPLAPESTYPYCATKAAAEAMVRAANDARLETIVLRSRLVWGPGDTTLAPAIEAMAGRWRWIDHGARAPRPRTSTTSSRPSRSRSPRACPARRTSCSTTASRPCTR, from the coding sequence ATGCAGATCTTCGTCACCGGAGCCTCGGGATTCGTGGGCGGTGCAGCGGTGCGCCGCTTCGTGCGGGAGGGCCACCGCGTGCGCGCGATGGCCCGCAGCGATCGGTCGGCCGAGGCCGTCGCGGCGCTCGGCGCCGAGCCGGTGCGCTGCAGCCTCGAGGCGATCGGCGCCGCCGACATCGGCGACGCCGATGTCGTGCTGCATGCCGCGGCGTTCGTCGACGACTGGGGCCCCGCCGAGGCGTGGTACCAGGGCAACGTCATCGGCACCGAGCACGTGCTCGCGGCCACGCGCGCCGCGGGGGCCCGACGCTTCATCCACATCGGCACCGAGGCCGCGATCGTGCACGGGCAGGACATCGACGGTGCCGACGAGAGCTACCCGCTCGCTCCGGAGTCGACCTATCCCTACTGCGCGACCAAGGCCGCCGCCGAAGCGATGGTCCGTGCTGCCAACGACGCGCGGCTCGAGACGATCGTGCTGCGCTCTCGCCTGGTCTGGGGCCCCGGTGACACCACGCTCGCGCCCGCCATCGAGGCGATGGCCGGCCGCTGGCGCTGGATCGACCACGGCGCGCGCGCACCTCGACCACGCACATCGACAACCTCGTCGAGGCCATCGCGCTCGCGCTCACCGAGGGCGTGCCCGGCGAGGCGTACTTCGTGCTCGACGACGGCGTCTCGACCATGCACGAGATGA
- a CDS encoding ankyrin repeat domain-containing protein, with product MSTMRTVCSYLLCLALACDRPDPRAWLDSTATSSLTDADRELLAAASRGDAAVVEAAMARGARPDAVSDTVVEGISFAAPAIVLAARDGHVEVVRALLRAGAKIDARTGLGGETALVSAAIDGHADVVDALLVAGASVDLPNAWGKTALMWASDNGHDAAVRRLLAGGADVTRRCDEGRTAADYADDPAVLALLRGAEPSRWSGLGARITWPAREALPRA from the coding sequence GTGTCGACGATGCGAACGGTGTGCTCGTATCTGCTCTGCCTCGCGCTGGCGTGCGATCGGCCCGATCCCCGCGCGTGGTTGGACTCGACCGCGACATCGTCGCTCACCGACGCCGATCGCGAGCTGCTGGCGGCGGCGAGCCGCGGCGATGCAGCTGTGGTCGAGGCCGCGATGGCCCGTGGCGCGAGGCCGGATGCGGTGTCCGACACGGTCGTCGAAGGCATCTCGTTCGCCGCGCCGGCGATCGTGCTCGCGGCACGCGATGGTCACGTCGAGGTCGTGCGAGCACTGCTGCGCGCGGGCGCGAAGATCGACGCACGGACCGGGCTCGGGGGCGAGACCGCGTTGGTCTCGGCCGCGATCGATGGCCACGCCGACGTCGTCGACGCGCTGCTGGTGGCCGGCGCCTCGGTCGATCTGCCCAACGCGTGGGGCAAGACCGCGCTCATGTGGGCGTCGGACAACGGTCACGACGCGGCGGTGCGGCGCCTGCTCGCGGGCGGCGCAGACGTCACCCGCCGCTGCGACGAGGGGCGCACGGCCGCCGACTACGCCGACGATCCGGCCGTCCTCGCGCTGCTGCGTGGCGCAGAGCCCTCGCGATGGAGCGGCCTTGGGGCCCGCATCACGTGGCCAGCGCGCGAAGCCCTGCCTCGCGCGTGA